One Vigna unguiculata cultivar IT97K-499-35 chromosome 7, ASM411807v1, whole genome shotgun sequence genomic region harbors:
- the LOC114192283 gene encoding uncharacterized protein LOC114192283 — MGNQVSLRPSDGRGKIVWWDGSVHEIEQSVTVAELMLEHPEQVVVELHSAVNQKRPTPLPADNKLETNKAYLMIPVKRGKPVGLSGEETRRILFILNSALHSKSLVGSSKFVPWLTRLCQNTTIVEPGRKEEEREKNEERCQFSELLPEILEARPEYLNRQLSGKGWKPTLDTIKEKNIDRKHTHWLFLRTF; from the coding sequence ATGGGGAACCAAGTCTCACTTCGTCCCTCAGATGGCAGGGGCAAAATCGTGTGGTGGGACGGTTCCGTGCATGAAATTGAGCAATCGGTGACGGTGGCGGAGCTGATGCTGGAGCACCCGGAACAGGTGGTGGTTGAGTTGCATTCGGCGGTGAACCAGAAACGGCCGACGCCATTGCCGGCTGATAACAAGTTAGAAACAAACAAGGCGTATCTGATGATTCCCGTGAAGCGAGGGAAGCCCGTTGGGTTAAGCGGGGAAGAAACCCGACGCATTCTCTTCATCCTTAATTCTGCTCTGCATTCAAAGTCTCTTGTGGGGTCCTCAAAGTTTGTTCCTTGGCTTACGCGTTTGTGCCAGAACACTACAATTGTGGAACCGGGGAGAAAGGAAGAGGAAAGAGAGAAGAACGAAGAGAGGTGTCAGTTTTCGGAGCTTCTGCCGGAAATTCTAGAAGCCAGGCCGGAGTATTTGAATCGGCAGTTGTCGGGAAAAGGGTGGAAACCTACTTTGGACACCATTAAGGAGAAGAACATTGACAGAAAACACACTCATTGGTTGTTCCTCAGGACTTTCTAG